Proteins from a genomic interval of Ignavibacteria bacterium:
- a CDS encoding sensor histidine kinase, whose protein sequence is MKLPAYLRISLVYLIFGVLWIFFSDTLLFAIISDQETIKELQIFKGWVFILLTSATLYFLMKSYSIKRDQLEYDLRETEKQIKETNKKLVALTENLYLVREEERLNISMEIHDELGQQLTALKMGISAFGSMINKNSDKMDEKTYYEYKAELADMLKLSDESIKTIRKISSHLRTEVLEKLGLFDAIRSHAEDFEKKFGIPVKLEMDYEDEARRYDKKKEIVVFRVLQESLTNIARHAKATEVKIYLLEENNMLNLVVSDNGVGFFMNESKEFNSLGIMGIKERARLVNAGLEIVSNPGKGTIVTLSVPLN, encoded by the coding sequence ATGAAACTTCCTGCCTATTTAAGAATTTCACTTGTGTATTTAATTTTTGGCGTTCTCTGGATCTTTTTTTCCGATACATTATTGTTCGCAATAATATCTGACCAGGAGACGATTAAAGAGCTGCAGATTTTCAAGGGCTGGGTTTTTATACTTCTGACAAGCGCTACATTATATTTCCTTATGAAAAGTTATTCAATTAAACGCGATCAGCTTGAATATGATTTGCGTGAAACGGAAAAACAGATTAAGGAAACGAACAAAAAACTTGTTGCGCTGACTGAGAATTTATATTTAGTCAGGGAAGAAGAACGATTGAATATTTCTATGGAGATTCACGATGAGCTTGGACAGCAGCTGACTGCTTTGAAAATGGGGATTTCTGCATTCGGAAGCATGATTAACAAAAACAGCGACAAGATGGATGAGAAAACATATTATGAATATAAAGCAGAGCTTGCCGATATGCTTAAGCTGAGCGACGAATCAATTAAAACCATTCGAAAAATTTCATCACACTTAAGAACTGAAGTACTTGAGAAGCTCGGATTGTTTGATGCGATAAGGTCTCACGCTGAAGATTTTGAAAAGAAATTCGGAATACCTGTAAAACTCGAAATGGATTATGAGGATGAAGCACGCAGATATGATAAGAAAAAAGAAATTGTTGTTTTCAGGGTTTTGCAGGAATCATTGACCAACATTGCGCGTCATGCTAAAGCAACAGAGGTGAAAATCTATCTGCTTGAAGAAAATAACATGTTAAATCTTGTAGTATCTGATAACGGTGTAGGATTTTTTATGAATGAAAGCAAAGAGTTCAACAGTCTCGGGATAATGGGAATTAAAGAAAGGGCGCGGCTGGTAAATGCTGGCTTAGAAATTGTCTCAAACCCCGGAAAGGGAACTATTGTTACTCTTTCAGTTCCTTTAAATTGA
- the polA gene encoding DNA polymerase I, producing MTQKLFLFDAMAMIYRAYFALIGSPMINSKGKNVSAIYGFINSIVKIIEDEDPNYIAICSDTEKPTFRHKMFPQYKAQRMEIPTDMPWQIEKIKDVIKAMGIPLLTVDGYEADDIIGTLVKRAEKEKVLSYMVTPDKDFMQLVTDKIFLYKPARVAFGQRKDVEIVDIAGVRTKFGITDCHQVIDMLGLMGDTSDNVPGVKGIGEKTAMALIQEFGSIENIYKNIDRISKPKLKENLLENKEMAFLCRKLVTIDTNAPVKIDFHTLKRRDIDQNKFLELLTEFEFKSLIKKFSGQTAKAQKKAASEEPEVTIKGQKIEKVGTIKVDIKEQPKIHNTIKNTHHDYYTIKNVDELKRMIKKLSSEPVVCFDTETDNPDATQANIVGMSFAYKEHEAYYVPVYGNIKRSRTEASLFDAPASTKDKPVEKIGIEINEALKLIKPFLEDKKIKFIGQNIKYDYIAMKYYGIEIANMDFDTLIGAFILRPEGAHDMDSLAEKYLNYSPIPITDLIGSGKNQITMDKVDVEKASEYASEDADVTLQLYHRIKYELEKNNLVKVCTEVEFPLIKVLGDMESQGVKIDEKILGQLDKEIVKSAAKYEDEIYKAAGDRFNINSPKQLAEILYGKLKLNPSRKTKTGFSTDVKVLEELRYQHPIAGLLVEYRTLTKLKSTYIEGLTKAINPRTGKVHTCFSQTVAATGRLSSVNPNLQNIPIRTDIGRSLRKAFVPSQKGQKIMSADYSQIELRIMAHYADDDNMINAFKRGHDIHTETSMRVFNCEKKDVTPNMRRKAKEVNFGIIYGIGAFGLASRLEIKNTEAKDIIERYFREYPKVRDYMERTKKFARDHGYVESLLGRRRYLSQINNQNAAARAEDERAAINMPIQGTAADMIKMAMIKIDEAFAKHKLKSKMLLQVHDELVFEVYDNEMEKVKDIVTRNMRNAIKLNVPIEVEVGVGANWYEAH from the coding sequence ATGACACAAAAATTATTTCTCTTTGATGCTATGGCAATGATTTACAGGGCTTACTTTGCTCTGATTGGCAGTCCTATGATTAACTCAAAGGGAAAAAACGTTTCCGCAATTTATGGTTTTATAAATTCCATTGTAAAAATCATTGAAGATGAAGACCCTAATTATATTGCAATTTGTTCCGATACCGAAAAGCCGACATTCAGACACAAAATGTTCCCGCAATATAAAGCGCAGCGGATGGAGATTCCTACCGATATGCCGTGGCAGATTGAAAAAATAAAAGATGTCATCAAAGCAATGGGCATTCCTCTGCTGACCGTTGACGGATATGAAGCTGATGATATAATCGGAACACTTGTTAAGCGCGCCGAAAAGGAAAAAGTTTTAAGTTATATGGTTACACCTGATAAGGATTTTATGCAGCTTGTAACCGACAAAATATTTTTATACAAGCCCGCGCGGGTTGCTTTCGGACAAAGGAAGGATGTTGAGATAGTTGATATTGCCGGCGTGAGAACAAAATTTGGGATTACCGATTGCCATCAGGTAATCGATATGTTAGGGTTAATGGGTGATACATCGGATAATGTGCCCGGCGTGAAAGGCATAGGCGAGAAAACCGCAATGGCATTGATTCAGGAGTTCGGCTCAATTGAGAATATTTATAAGAACATCGACCGGATTTCAAAGCCAAAGCTGAAAGAAAATCTTCTTGAAAACAAAGAGATGGCTTTTCTTTGCAGAAAGCTTGTAACTATCGACACAAACGCTCCGGTAAAAATCGATTTTCATACTCTCAAACGCCGCGATATTGACCAGAATAAGTTTCTTGAGCTTTTGACCGAATTTGAATTTAAGTCACTCATTAAAAAATTCTCGGGACAAACTGCAAAGGCACAAAAAAAAGCTGCCTCGGAAGAACCTGAAGTTACAATTAAAGGACAGAAAATTGAAAAAGTTGGGACAATAAAAGTTGACATAAAAGAACAGCCAAAGATTCATAACACGATTAAGAATACCCATCATGATTATTATACGATTAAAAATGTTGATGAATTGAAACGAATGATAAAAAAACTCAGCTCTGAACCGGTTGTTTGCTTTGATACTGAAACTGATAATCCCGATGCAACACAGGCGAACATCGTTGGAATGTCTTTTGCATACAAAGAACACGAAGCTTATTACGTTCCTGTTTACGGCAACATAAAACGAAGCAGAACGGAAGCGTCGCTGTTTGATGCACCCGCATCTACAAAAGATAAACCCGTTGAAAAAATCGGAATTGAAATTAATGAAGCGCTTAAATTAATCAAGCCGTTCCTTGAAGATAAAAAAATAAAATTCATCGGACAGAATATTAAGTATGACTACATTGCGATGAAGTATTACGGCATTGAAATCGCAAATATGGATTTTGATACTTTAATCGGAGCATTTATATTGAGACCTGAAGGAGCGCATGATATGGACAGTTTAGCGGAGAAATACCTGAATTACTCCCCCATTCCGATAACCGATTTAATCGGTAGCGGTAAGAACCAGATTACAATGGACAAGGTTGATGTCGAGAAAGCAAGCGAATATGCCTCCGAAGATGCCGATGTTACTTTACAGCTCTATCACAGAATAAAATATGAACTTGAAAAAAATAATCTCGTAAAGGTTTGCACCGAAGTCGAATTTCCTCTCATAAAAGTTCTTGGTGACATGGAATCCCAAGGTGTAAAAATCGATGAGAAAATTTTAGGGCAGCTTGACAAAGAGATTGTTAAATCTGCAGCGAAATATGAAGATGAAATTTATAAAGCAGCAGGAGACAGGTTTAATATAAATTCTCCAAAACAATTAGCAGAAATTTTGTATGGAAAGCTGAAATTAAATCCTTCGAGGAAAACAAAAACAGGATTTTCTACCGATGTAAAGGTTCTTGAAGAGCTGCGGTATCAGCATCCGATTGCAGGACTCCTTGTCGAATACAGAACACTCACAAAATTAAAATCCACCTATATAGAAGGATTAACTAAAGCAATCAATCCGAGAACGGGAAAGGTTCATACCTGCTTCAGCCAGACTGTTGCCGCAACAGGACGTCTCTCAAGTGTTAATCCGAATTTGCAAAATATTCCCATAAGAACAGACATAGGCAGAAGCTTACGAAAAGCATTTGTTCCTTCACAAAAAGGACAAAAAATAATGTCAGCTGATTACTCACAGATTGAGCTTCGCATTATGGCTCACTATGCAGATGATGATAACATGATAAATGCTTTCAAGCGTGGACATGACATACATACAGAAACATCTATGAGGGTTTTCAATTGCGAAAAGAAAGATGTTACGCCTAACATGCGGCGTAAGGCAAAAGAAGTTAACTTCGGAATTATATACGGCATTGGAGCGTTCGGTCTTGCAAGCCGGCTTGAAATTAAAAATACGGAAGCAAAAGATATTATCGAAAGATATTTCAGAGAATATCCGAAAGTTCGTGATTACATGGAGCGCACGAAAAAATTCGCGCGTGACCACGGATATGTTGAATCGTTATTGGGAAGACGGCGTTATCTGTCCCAGATAAACAATCAAAATGCAGCAGCAAGAGCTGAAGACGAGCGCGCAGCAATCAATATGCCTATTCAGGGAACTGCCGCCGATATGATTAAAATGGCGATGATAAAAATAGATGAAGCATTCGCAAAGCATAAATTAAAATCAAAAATGCTTTTGCAGGTGCATGATGAGCTTGTCTTTGAAGTTTATGACAATGAAATGGAAAAAGTGAAGGACATCGTTACACGAAATATGCGGAACGCAATTAAGCTGAACGTTCCGATTGAAGTCGAGGTTGGTGTCGGAGCAAACTGGTACGAAGCACATTAG
- a CDS encoding YCF48-related protein — MVRKAIYFLIFLSLFLSPNKSAYAQAGWYWQNPRPQGNQLFSIASLNETKAIAVGGGGAYIETTNSGEKWINKNVNNVLTTKNVTFINGETGFLFRDDNKLLKTTNGGNNWYVVFENGNNIRSIKFINNDIGLFLDGNYSIYKTTSGGNNWFLFAAFTSPQITYLYDIAFLNENVIKCLGKRDAFIGYTQGIMQTSNGGLNWSYVSASIPSSYWNNIHFVNSQTGFISGRGGVVSKTTNSGNTWVTLNTGLNSEYDLKKILFYNERIGIVKSDNTRGILFTTNSGNNWQFVSIAIDDFCYMDSTTLIATGHLGAIYKSTNSGLNWISKLNSITSTRLITSYCFSDKIFYVGGVDGVIVKTTNGGSSWFKQESGLSDNRLGTPSTVCGIHFVNENTGMALTHTHILKTTNGGSNWNIIISNDSASFKSIYMINENDAFLIGSNGVFSKTTNGGTNWTQVIQNNRDYVSITFANKSTGYILASPSIIYKTTNSGMQWTEQSGFAGNNIYFLNENTGFILDPYGPIYRTTNGSINWETIQLNTGSILNDLTFTNEKTGYIVGHLSTVLLKTTNGGLNWNLEPTGLHYDAGWLWGISSYGGNAIFVGENGIIKSTDSNTSVFINTNSHSNTTYHYSLHQNYPNPFNPTTKINFEIPKSGYVTLIVYDLLGREMTRLINNEFRNSGVYEAIFDGSNFASCVYFYQLIAGESVYTKKMLLIK, encoded by the coding sequence ATGGTAAGAAAAGCCATATATTTTCTTATTTTTTTATCATTATTTCTCTCACCGAACAAATCTGCTTATGCCCAAGCCGGCTGGTATTGGCAAAATCCACGTCCTCAAGGCAATCAATTATTTTCTATTGCATCATTAAATGAAACCAAAGCAATTGCTGTTGGTGGAGGTGGTGCTTACATTGAAACAACAAATTCCGGAGAAAAATGGATTAATAAAAATGTTAATAATGTCCTAACTACTAAAAATGTAACTTTTATAAATGGTGAAACAGGATTTTTATTTAGAGATGACAATAAATTATTAAAAACTACTAATGGCGGTAACAATTGGTATGTTGTATTTGAAAACGGAAATAATATAAGATCAATAAAATTTATTAATAATGATATTGGATTATTTTTAGATGGAAATTATTCAATTTATAAGACTACCAGTGGAGGCAATAATTGGTTTTTATTTGCAGCTTTTACGAGCCCACAAATAACTTATCTTTATGATATTGCTTTTTTAAATGAAAACGTAATAAAGTGTTTAGGAAAACGGGATGCATTTATAGGATATACACAAGGTATAATGCAAACTTCTAATGGTGGATTAAATTGGTCTTATGTTAGCGCATCTATTCCATCTTCTTATTGGAATAATATTCATTTTGTAAATTCTCAAACAGGATTTATTTCAGGACGAGGAGGTGTAGTATCTAAAACAACCAATTCAGGTAACACTTGGGTTACACTAAATACTGGTCTGAATTCTGAGTATGATTTGAAAAAAATATTGTTTTATAATGAAAGAATTGGAATTGTGAAATCGGATAATACCCGAGGAATTTTGTTTACAACAAATTCAGGTAATAATTGGCAATTTGTAAGCATTGCTATAGATGATTTTTGTTATATGGATTCGACTACTTTAATAGCAACCGGACATTTAGGTGCAATATATAAATCTACAAATTCAGGTTTAAATTGGATTAGTAAGTTAAACAGTATCACCTCTACTAGATTAATTACTTCATATTGTTTTTCAGATAAAATTTTTTATGTAGGTGGAGTTGATGGTGTAATTGTTAAAACAACAAACGGAGGAAGTTCCTGGTTTAAACAGGAAAGCGGATTATCAGATAATAGGCTAGGAACTCCAAGCACTGTATGCGGAATACATTTTGTAAATGAAAACACGGGTATGGCATTGACTCATACTCACATTTTAAAAACTACAAATGGTGGTTCTAATTGGAACATTATAATAAGTAATGATAGCGCTTCTTTTAAGTCTATTTATATGATTAACGAAAATGATGCTTTTTTAATTGGAAGTAATGGGGTATTTTCAAAAACTACCAATGGGGGTACTAATTGGACTCAAGTAATACAAAATAATAGAGATTATGTGAGTATTACTTTTGCAAATAAATCAACCGGATATATTCTGGCTTCTCCTTCAATTATTTACAAAACAACAAATTCAGGCATGCAATGGACAGAACAATCGGGATTTGCAGGGAATAATATTTATTTTTTAAATGAAAATACGGGATTTATTCTTGATCCATATGGTCCTATTTATAGAACAACTAATGGTAGTATAAATTGGGAAACTATACAATTAAACACAGGAAGTATTCTGAACGATTTAACATTTACAAATGAAAAAACAGGCTATATAGTTGGGCATTTATCTACAGTTTTATTAAAAACTACAAATGGCGGTTTAAATTGGAATCTAGAACCTACAGGTTTACATTATGATGCTGGTTGGTTATGGGGAATTTCAAGTTATGGCGGGAATGCAATATTTGTTGGTGAAAATGGAATAATAAAAAGTACTGATTCAAATACTTCTGTTTTCATAAATACTAATTCACATAGCAACACGACATATCACTATTCCCTTCATCAAAATTACCCCAATCCGTTTAACCCTACCACAAAGATTAATTTTGAAATTCCGAAATCAGGATATGTCACTCTAATAGTTTACGATTTGCTTGGAAGAGAAATGACAAGATTAATAAATAATGAATTTAGAAATTCCGGAGTTTATGAAGCAATATTTGACGGCTCAAATTTTGCCAGTTGTGTATATTTTTATCAACTAATTGCAGGAGAATCAGTTTATACCAAAAAAATGCTTTTGATAAAATAA
- a CDS encoding universal stress protein: MKKILFPTDFSEASLNSKSYAIEIAKRSGAQVYLLNVYNVTIYDPNMPAELVMETMNEAQKFAKENLDSLSKEFVSQKYSNGKNLDVSVVYKQGLVSDEIEVFCEENNIDLIVMGTTGESGLLDKILGSNTASVLEKVKCPVLAVPAKANFKNIQNVVYASNLTDDDTKEVMQLKDFLQLFDAQLTYLHVCDEDDKPLQNEKDTIFDGLKKEIGYDKITLQYTDGTDVEKGIEDYINSHPVDILVMAIHKRNFFEKIFKRSLTKEMVYHSQIPLYALHIK; this comes from the coding sequence ATGAAAAAAATACTATTTCCAACGGATTTTTCAGAGGCTTCTTTAAACTCAAAGAGTTATGCAATAGAAATTGCAAAACGCTCGGGGGCACAGGTTTATCTCTTAAATGTATATAATGTAACCATTTATGACCCAAATATGCCTGCGGAATTGGTTATGGAAACTATGAACGAAGCTCAGAAATTTGCAAAGGAAAATCTTGATTCATTGAGTAAGGAATTTGTATCCCAAAAGTATTCAAATGGTAAAAATCTTGACGTCAGCGTTGTTTATAAGCAGGGATTGGTGAGCGATGAAATAGAAGTATTTTGTGAAGAAAATAATATTGATTTGATAGTAATGGGTACAACCGGTGAAAGCGGATTGCTTGATAAAATTCTCGGAAGCAATACCGCATCAGTTCTTGAAAAAGTTAAATGCCCTGTCCTTGCTGTTCCTGCAAAGGCAAATTTTAAAAATATTCAGAATGTTGTTTATGCTTCCAACTTAACTGATGATGACACAAAAGAAGTTATGCAATTAAAAGACTTTCTTCAGTTGTTTGATGCTCAATTGACTTACCTTCACGTTTGTGATGAAGATGATAAACCTCTTCAGAATGAAAAAGATACAATATTTGACGGGCTCAAAAAAGAAATCGGTTATGATAAAATAACTCTTCAGTATACTGACGGAACCGATGTGGAAAAAGGTATTGAAGATTATATAAACTCTCACCCTGTTGACATTCTTGTAATGGCAATTCACAAAAGAAATTTCTTCGAGAAAATTTTCAAAAGAAGCTTAACAAAGGAAATGGTTTATCATTCTCAAATTCCTCTTTATGCTTTACACATTAAATAA
- a CDS encoding NUDIX pyrophosphatase, producing the protein MAKVEIKYVEVYVIRKFPNNETRFLVLKRSDNSKKLPGKWQVVTGKIDGNEKAYEAALRELKEETGLSPIYFASLQNVTTVYDHNEDSVLAIPLFLAETDSDNVQLSNEHSEFAWLSFERAAGRVHWLNQGENIIKANDFLNDPDLFSTLEEIKL; encoded by the coding sequence ATGGCGAAAGTTGAAATAAAATACGTGGAAGTTTATGTCATCAGAAAGTTTCCTAATAATGAAACAAGATTTTTAGTTTTAAAGCGAAGTGATAACTCTAAAAAACTTCCCGGTAAATGGCAGGTGGTTACCGGAAAAATTGACGGAAACGAAAAAGCTTACGAAGCGGCGTTGAGAGAACTAAAAGAAGAAACAGGATTATCACCAATATATTTTGCTTCTTTGCAAAACGTTACGACTGTTTATGACCATAATGAAGATTCCGTTTTAGCAATTCCATTGTTCTTAGCGGAAACTGATAGCGACAATGTGCAGTTATCAAATGAGCATTCGGAATTTGCGTGGCTTTCATTTGAACGCGCAGCAGGAAGAGTTCATTGGCTGAATCAGGGCGAAAACATAATCAAAGCAAACGATTTTCTAAACGATCCTGATTTGTTCTCAACGTTAGAAGAAATAAAGTTATAA
- a CDS encoding cytochrome P450: protein MTKQETKYIFPPGPEESFFGANASYSFYFKILDYLIDLHKKYGDAVHFKAMKHHMYLISDVDLVEKILVKHPDKFLKGTSVQRLKIILGTGLISSEGEVHDTHRKMMAPFFQKNSVSKYMNNVIVSIDDMFSKWDKKIAQGKHIEIHEESGDLFVEMILQSIFSDDCYEELITIGQYLNKLFYNASPLLLIAPDISLKLPIPESIRFKKIKKKFDAQLKKIIKERIQSHKRKEDLLDALIHAKTNSGYKMDEVAIYNEVITLYIAASDTSSKILAWTFYLLAKHHDIKEKVFEEINSLSEEIKYSDLDKLIYTRCLIAETLRLYPPVWAISRNPTEDLILNNYIFKKNSTVLLFPFIIHRDKRFYNEPLKCRPERWLNDERKLVAKYAYIPFGAGPRVCLGDNFAWMELLISIIKIMRHYDFKLAHQKEVELSSSITLKPKDGIFLKVHRKK from the coding sequence TTGACAAAACAAGAAACAAAATATATATTCCCTCCCGGACCTGAAGAGAGTTTCTTCGGAGCGAATGCAAGCTACAGTTTTTATTTTAAAATCTTAGATTATTTAATAGACCTGCATAAAAAATACGGTGATGCGGTTCACTTTAAAGCTATGAAGCATCACATGTATTTAATCAGCGATGTGGATTTAGTTGAAAAGATTCTTGTAAAACATCCCGATAAATTCCTGAAAGGCACTTCGGTTCAGAGATTAAAAATAATTTTAGGAACAGGACTAATTTCAAGCGAAGGCGAAGTTCACGACACACACCGTAAGATGATGGCACCTTTTTTTCAAAAGAACAGCGTGTCAAAGTATATGAATAATGTTATCGTGAGCATCGATGATATGTTTAGCAAATGGGATAAAAAAATTGCACAAGGGAAACACATTGAGATACATGAAGAATCGGGTGATTTATTTGTTGAGATGATTCTTCAAAGTATTTTCTCGGATGATTGTTATGAAGAATTAATTACAATCGGACAATATTTAAACAAGCTGTTCTATAATGCAAGTCCTCTGCTTCTTATTGCTCCTGACATATCACTTAAACTGCCTATTCCCGAATCAATCCGTTTCAAAAAAATTAAAAAGAAATTTGATGCACAGTTAAAAAAAATAATTAAAGAGAGAATTCAATCGCATAAACGAAAAGAGGATTTGCTTGATGCTCTGATTCATGCAAAGACAAATTCAGGGTATAAAATGGATGAGGTTGCGATTTACAATGAGGTGATTACTCTATATATAGCAGCATCTGATACAAGCTCAAAAATTTTAGCGTGGACATTTTATCTTCTTGCAAAGCATCACGACATCAAAGAAAAAGTTTTTGAAGAAATAAATTCTCTTAGTGAAGAGATAAAATATTCTGATTTAGATAAATTGATTTATACACGATGTCTTATTGCTGAGACATTGAGGTTGTACCCTCCTGTGTGGGCAATTTCGAGAAATCCAACTGAAGATTTGATTTTAAATAATTATATTTTCAAAAAAAATTCGACGGTTTTATTATTCCCTTTTATTATTCACAGAGATAAAAGATTTTACAACGAACCTTTGAAGTGCCGTCCGGAGCGCTGGTTAAACGACGAGAGAAAGCTAGTTGCTAAGTATGCTTACATACCTTTCGGAGCTGGACCGCGGGTTTGTCTCGGGGATAATTTTGCATGGATGGAATTGTTAATCTCGATTATAAAAATCATGAGACATTATGATTTCAAGCTTGCGCATCAGAAAGAAGTCGAGCTGTCATCTTCCATTACATTAAAACCAAAAGACGGAATATTTCTGAAAGTTCATCGTAAAAAGTGA